From the Oryza glaberrima chromosome 5, OglaRS2, whole genome shotgun sequence genome, one window contains:
- the LOC127774522 gene encoding uncharacterized protein LOC127774522 — MASSNVSTVYISVIDDVISKVRDDFISYGVGDAVLNELQALWEMKMLHCGAISGTIDRSKAAPAPSAGTPGAGTTPPVHDLNVPYEATSEEYATPTADMLFPPTPLQTPIQTPLPGTDAGMYNIPTGPSDYAPSPISDVRNGMAMNGADPKTGRPSPYMPPPSPWMTQRPLGVDVNVAYVENREDPDRTGQPPQLTKDFLMMSSGKRKRDEYPGQLPSGSFVPQQDGSADQIVEFVVSKDNAQQLWSSIVNKQGTATKESSTKETIIAPTIPQRDGMDDYNDPFYFQGVPTEDYNTPGESSEYRAPTPAVGTPKPRNDVGDDDEPPLNEDDDDDDELDDLEQGEDEPNTQHLVLAQFDKVTRTKNRWKCTLKDGIMHLNGRDVLFNKATGEFDF, encoded by the exons atggccagcaGCAACGTCTCCACGGTCTATATCTCTGTCATCGACGACGTCATCTCCAAGGTCCGCGACGACTTCATCTCGTACGGCGTCGGCGACGCTGTCCTCAACGAGCTCCAGGCG CTCTGGGAGATGAAGATGCTGCACTGCGGCGCAATCTCCGGGACCATCGACCGCTCCAAGGCGGCTCCCGCGCCGTCCGCAGGCACCCCCGGCGCTGGAACCACCCCGCCGGTACACGACCTAAACGTGCCCTACGAGGCCACCTCGGAGGAGTACGCCACCCCCACAGCGGACATGCTGTTCCCCCCG ACGCCGCTACAAACCCCGATCCAGACCCCTCTTCCAGGAACAGATGCAGGGATGTACAACATTCCCACTGGGCCTTCAGACTATGCCCCTTCCCCGATCAGTGACGTGAGGAATGGCATGGCCATGAATGGAGCTGATCCAAAGACTGGTCGCCCGAGTCCCTACATG CCTCCACCCTCTCCCTGGATGACTCAGAGGCCGCTGGGCGTTGATGTGAATGTCG CTTATGTGGAGAACCGTGAGGACCCAGATAGGACCGGACAGCCTCCGCAACTAACTAAG GATTTTCTAATGATGTCCTCTGGGAAACGCAAGAGGGATGAATATCCTGGTCAGCTCCCTTCTGGTTCTTTTGTGCCACAACAAGATGGAAGTGCAGATCAGATAGTTGAATTTGTTGTCTCAAAG GACAACGCACAACAACTTTGGAGTTCCATTGTGAACAAGCAAGGAACAGCAACAAAAGAATCTTCCACAAAGGAAACAATAATTGCTCCAACGATTCCTCAACGGGATGGGATGGATGACTATAATGAT CCATTTTACTTCCAAGGAGTTCCAACTGAGGATTACAATACCCCTGGAGAATCGT CGGAATACCGAGCTCCCACACCGGCTGTTGGAACACCAAAACCGAGAAATGATGTAGGCGATGATGATGAGCCTCCGCTtaatgaagatgacgatgatgatgatgagttaGATGACCTTGAGCAAGGGGAGGATGAGCCTAACACACAGCACCTTGTCCTCGCACAGTTTGACAAA GTGACAAGGACAAAGAACCGCTGGAAATGCACTTTGAAGGATGGAATCATGCATTTAAATGGCCGAGATGTTCTATTCAACAAG GCTACCGGCGAGtttgatttttga